From Thunnus albacares chromosome 22, fThuAlb1.1, whole genome shotgun sequence, the proteins below share one genomic window:
- the si:cabz01076231.1 gene encoding calcium-binding protein 2, whose product MSKAGDRTPSTTSVESSVADTNSAKGSPAGSVSETPKKSSKKSKKNTESMNKVYISVLNSVFGAERELAQAELDELQEAFKEFDYDQDGYLNYKDVAECMRTMGYMPTEMELLEIVQQIKMRMGGLMDFEDFTELMGPRMMGETADMLGLKELQSAFVQFDVDGDGKINQEEMKEAVKSLLGEKLKKGELEEILKELDVNADGDIDFEEFVMMLSIR is encoded by the exons ATGTCCAAGGCAGGAGACAGAACCCCCTCAACAACTTCAGTTGAGTCATCCGTGGCAGACAC CAATTCTGCTAAAGGGTCTCCGGCAGGTTCAGTTTCTGAAACACCCAAGAAATCATCAAAGAAGTCcaagaaaaacactgagagTATGAACAAAGTCTACATATCTGTGCTCAACAGCGTTTTTGGAGCA GAGAGAGAATTAGCACAGGCTGAGTTAGATG AGTTACAGGAGGCCTTTAAGGAGTTTGACTACGACCAGGATGGCTACTTGAACTATAAGGATGTGGCTGAATGCATGAGGACCATGGGATACATGCCCACAGAAATGGAGCTGCTGGAGATAGTGCAACAGATCAAGATGAGAA TGGGTGGGTTAATGGACTTTGAAGACTTCACTGAACTGATGGGACCCAGAATGATGGGAGAGACTGCTGACATGCTGGGGCTCAAAGAGCTCCAATCAGCCTTTGTCCAG TTTGATGTAGACGGAGATGGAAAGATCAACcaggaggagatgaaggaggcAGTCAAGAGTCTCTTGGGGGAGAAGCTGAAGAAAGGAGAGCTGGAGGAGATCCTAAAGGAGCTGGATGTTAACGCAGATGGAGACATCGACTTTGAGG AGTTTGTGATGATGCTCTCCATTCGTTAG